From Selenihalanaerobacter shriftii, one genomic window encodes:
- a CDS encoding peptidoglycan DD-metalloendopeptidase family protein produces MKRKRRYVFCLLVVVILLCNIYAVAMASGLGIRDLQRGMMGYDVKLLQQKLNDLGYDISVDGNFGENTEIAVENFQEKNGLISDGIIGGKTLFYLKNSKNNLEYIVKSGDSLYMLANKYDTSIGRLQEVNELSSSTIYVGQNLIIPDTALGGGDQENPYIVIDYRVKRGDSLSKLAKSYNSDIEKLMDINNLASSRIKVGQELKIPRELEMTITNDKSTDAVNYNRSNFIWPVKNGRISSAYGRRVNPITRQSQLHGALDIALSQGTPVKAAATGKVLTSSWVSGYGRTVIIRHNNRTKTLYAHNSRLVVKRGQHVQQGQIIARSGNTGRSTGPHLHFSILINGKPVNPLKRLPHKY; encoded by the coding sequence GTGAAACGGAAAAGAAGGTATGTATTTTGTTTATTGGTTGTTGTAATATTATTATGCAATATATATGCAGTAGCCATGGCTTCGGGTTTAGGAATTAGAGATTTACAACGGGGAATGATGGGATATGATGTTAAACTGCTCCAGCAGAAGTTAAATGATTTAGGATATGATATTTCAGTTGATGGTAATTTTGGTGAAAATACTGAGATTGCAGTTGAAAATTTCCAAGAAAAGAATGGTTTAATAAGTGATGGGATAATCGGAGGAAAAACACTCTTTTATTTAAAAAATTCAAAAAATAATTTAGAATATATAGTTAAATCTGGTGACTCGCTATATATGTTAGCTAATAAATATGACACTTCTATAGGGAGATTACAAGAGGTTAATGAGCTTTCTAGTTCAACAATTTATGTAGGACAGAACTTAATAATACCAGATACTGCTTTAGGTGGTGGAGATCAGGAAAATCCTTATATAGTTATTGACTATAGAGTAAAGAGAGGAGATTCCTTATCTAAATTAGCTAAGAGTTATAATAGTGATATTGAAAAACTTATGGATATAAATAACTTAGCAAGTTCTAGGATTAAAGTTGGTCAGGAATTAAAAATTCCTCGTGAATTAGAGATGACTATTACTAATGATAAGTCAACAGATGCAGTTAATTATAATCGATCAAATTTTATTTGGCCGGTAAAGAATGGCAGAATATCTTCAGCATATGGACGGAGAGTCAATCCAATTACTAGGCAAAGTCAATTACATGGGGCACTAGATATAGCTCTTTCGCAAGGAACTCCAGTTAAGGCTGCAGCAACTGGAAAGGTTTTAACTAGTTCCTGGGTTAGTGGTTATGGTAGAACAGTCATTATTAGACATAATAATCGCACTAAGACATTATATGCTCATAATTCACGTTTAGTAGTCAAACGAGGTCAACATGTTCAACAGGGGCAAATTATAGCTAGGTCAGGTAATACTGGTCGTAGTACTGGACCACATTTACATTTTTCAATTTTAATTAATGGTAAACCAGTTAATCCATTAAAGAGATTGCCGCATAAATATTAA
- a CDS encoding glucose-6-phosphate isomerase (catalyzes the formation of D-fructose 6-phosphate from D-glucose 6-phosphate): protein MVNRYQEEGWKEEMRIKLDVNNMFVDQVGKKNGFTKEKVNDLQDKLTAAHQAIQEAKEDGQLGFMELPYTQKTIIKEMKEFAEQKKGEFKNFVVLGIGGSALGTIALHTALNHSYYNLNEEARKGHPRLFVLDNVDPTRLKSLLQTLDLEETIFNVISKSGGTAETMSEFLLVRDLVAKELGEDKVANHFIATTSEDTGNLIKIAKQEGIKTFYIPENVGGRFSVLTPVGLVPAAFCGINIEELLAGAEYMDQICKTDDIWQNPAYLNATLQYLADQAGKSMSVMMPYVHGLKDVADWYRQLWAESLGKRENRAGEVVNVGPTPIKALGATDQHSQAQLYMEGPYDKVITFLTVDNHEEDVTIPGGYSEISGVSYLGGHTFNQLIKTEQSATELALTKNQRLNCTISLPEVNEFTMGQLFYMFELQTAFAGELYNINAFNQPGVELGKNYTYGILGREGYEDMKAEYDNKSEKNSNLII, encoded by the coding sequence ATGGTGAATAGATATCAAGAAGAAGGATGGAAAGAAGAGATGCGAATTAAATTAGATGTAAATAATATGTTTGTAGATCAAGTAGGTAAAAAGAATGGTTTTACTAAAGAAAAAGTAAATGATTTACAAGATAAATTAACTGCAGCTCATCAAGCAATCCAAGAAGCGAAAGAAGATGGGCAATTAGGGTTTATGGAATTACCTTATACACAAAAAACGATAATTAAGGAAATGAAAGAGTTTGCAGAACAGAAGAAAGGTGAATTTAAAAACTTTGTAGTTTTAGGAATTGGGGGTTCAGCTTTAGGAACTATAGCTTTACATACAGCTTTAAATCATTCATATTATAATTTGAATGAAGAAGCTAGAAAAGGACATCCTAGGTTATTTGTCCTTGATAATGTTGACCCTACTAGATTGAAAAGTTTATTACAAACATTAGATTTAGAAGAGACTATATTTAATGTGATTTCAAAATCTGGCGGAACTGCAGAGACTATGAGCGAGTTTTTATTAGTTAGAGATTTAGTTGCTAAAGAATTAGGTGAAGATAAAGTAGCTAACCATTTTATTGCTACTACAAGTGAAGATACAGGTAATTTAATTAAGATAGCTAAACAAGAAGGAATAAAAACTTTCTATATTCCTGAAAATGTAGGAGGTAGATTTTCAGTACTAACTCCAGTAGGTTTGGTACCAGCAGCATTTTGTGGTATTAATATAGAAGAATTATTAGCAGGCGCAGAATATATGGACCAAATTTGTAAAACAGATGATATCTGGCAGAACCCAGCTTACTTAAATGCAACGTTGCAGTATTTAGCTGACCAAGCTGGTAAATCTATGTCAGTAATGATGCCTTATGTTCATGGTTTAAAAGATGTAGCAGATTGGTATCGACAGCTTTGGGCTGAATCATTAGGGAAAAGAGAAAATAGAGCGGGTGAGGTAGTAAATGTAGGTCCAACCCCAATCAAAGCTTTAGGAGCAACTGATCAACATTCACAAGCACAGTTATATATGGAAGGACCATATGATAAGGTTATTACATTTTTAACTGTAGATAATCATGAGGAAGATGTTACTATTCCTGGAGGATACTCAGAAATTAGTGGTGTATCTTATTTAGGTGGACATACTTTTAATCAATTAATTAAAACTGAGCAGTCAGCTACTGAATTGGCTTTAACTAAGAATCAACGTCTAAATTGTACTATTTCTTTGCCAGAGGTTAATGAATTTACTATGGGCCAATTATTTTATATGTTTGAATTACAGACTGCTTTTGCTGGCGAATTATATAATATTAATGCCTTTAATCAACCTGGAGTAGAGTTAGGTAAGAATTATACTTATGGCATTTTAGGTAGAGAAGGTTATGAGGATATGAAAGCAGAGTATGATAATAAATCAGAAAAGAATAGTAATTTAATAATTTAA
- a CDS encoding tetratricopeptide repeat protein codes for MLGDSFEESILTKKKRIHELVNNAEEESKLSDITELVTPILLKLNIILERQDSERNVSKLIYKFINIINNQQYYRADIILNQIRTKLLQEELEGAKLFSLEAKYYLNILEGGDITEYLNDLAKEYRKLSYYSVAEFLYEVMLDNDQSSSNWVYNGLGQLYWQQGKDLIKNVTNNKKMTDKVQEEAKGYLEAAIRFYEEAIEVSDSEVVLSDLAKGESYVGMAKCHFALKEVELAMENCEKAIALDEDNYYAYITLGKIYNRLAKQDKTKAKQREKILEIAERKVKRMANNLWVNSVVAETQNKLKEAKIYWQYLIEINADYSEISKNKLNQYY; via the coding sequence ATGCTAGGGGATTCATTTGAAGAGTCAATTTTAACTAAAAAGAAGAGAATTCATGAATTGGTTAATAATGCAGAAGAAGAGTCAAAATTAAGTGATATTACAGAATTAGTTACTCCCATTTTATTGAAATTAAATATAATTTTAGAAAGGCAAGATTCAGAACGCAATGTGTCTAAATTAATTTACAAATTTATTAATATTATTAATAATCAACAATATTATAGAGCCGATATCATATTAAATCAAATAAGAACTAAACTATTACAAGAAGAGTTAGAAGGGGCTAAACTATTTTCATTGGAAGCAAAGTACTACTTAAATATACTAGAAGGTGGGGATATAACAGAATACTTAAATGATTTAGCCAAAGAATATAGAAAGCTTTCATATTATTCAGTAGCTGAATTCTTATATGAGGTTATGTTAGATAATGACCAATCAAGTAGTAACTGGGTTTATAATGGATTAGGTCAGCTTTATTGGCAACAAGGAAAAGATTTAATTAAAAATGTAACTAATAATAAAAAGATGACTGATAAAGTTCAAGAAGAAGCAAAAGGATATTTAGAAGCAGCTATTAGATTTTACGAAGAAGCAATAGAGGTTTCAGATTCAGAGGTAGTTCTTTCTGATCTGGCTAAAGGTGAAAGCTATGTAGGAATGGCCAAGTGTCATTTTGCTTTAAAAGAGGTTGAGTTAGCAATGGAAAATTGTGAAAAAGCAATTGCTTTAGATGAAGATAATTATTATGCTTATATTACTTTGGGTAAAATTTATAATAGGTTAGCTAAGCAGGATAAGACTAAAGCTAAGCAAAGAGAAAAGATCTTAGAGATAGCTGAAAGAAAGGTAAAAAGGATGGCTAATAATCTTTGGGTTAATTCAGTTGTAGCAGAAACTCAGAATAAATTGAAAGAAGCAAAGATATATTGGCAATATTTAATAGAAATTAATGCAGATTATAGTGAGATAAGTAAAAATAAGTTAAATCAATATTATTAA